Proteins encoded together in one Nostoc sp. PCC 7524 window:
- a CDS encoding CAP domain-containing protein: MNQLPKKICLLWVAIALLSIGCEQITEQLPPLPNIEIPTSQPPEPLVSPESATAAEMEAAIRRGINQVRQKNGLSPLKDNQKLAQVARKYSRQMSEQKFFSHTGADGSTPQERVLRDGIIYSAVGENLFKSQNVPRPVPAAIEGWMKSPGHRENILRPVFTETGVGVWREGNTYYVTQLFLRPFP; encoded by the coding sequence ATGAATCAATTGCCTAAAAAAATATGCTTATTATGGGTAGCGATCGCCCTATTATCAATTGGGTGTGAGCAAATTACCGAACAATTGCCACCTCTACCCAATATTGAAATACCAACAAGCCAACCTCCAGAACCCTTAGTTTCACCCGAATCTGCCACGGCTGCCGAAATGGAAGCAGCAATTCGACGAGGGATTAATCAAGTAAGACAAAAGAATGGTCTTTCGCCACTAAAAGATAATCAGAAATTGGCGCAAGTTGCCCGTAAATATAGCCGTCAGATGTCCGAACAAAAGTTTTTTAGCCATACTGGTGCTGACGGTAGTACACCACAAGAAAGAGTGCTAAGAGACGGTATTATTTACTCAGCCGTAGGTGAAAACTTATTCAAAAGTCAGAATGTACCTCGACCAGTACCAGCCGCCATTGAGGGTTGGATGAAAAGTCCCGGACACCGAGAAAATATTCTGCGTCCAGTATTTACGGAAACAGGTGTAGGTGTTTGGCGAGAGGGTAACACTTACTACGTTACCCAGTTGTTTTTACGGCCATTTCCTTAG
- a CDS encoding TspO/MBR family protein yields MKAKWIITAVSAALFFGGSLFTSLRDPWFQNLQRPNWLTFEFLIPFIWTLIWACLTISAIIVWQQRTKQGSRPWNLMIIYAAIAILTSAYSPIVVELRSLTGGMIVGGVATLLVYILAFIVKPISQKAAWLFLPYALWGPFGTYLTWLLLQLNPGVAG; encoded by the coding sequence GTGAAAGCTAAATGGATTATCACAGCAGTTTCGGCAGCATTATTTTTCGGTGGTAGCCTGTTTACCTCACTGCGCGACCCTTGGTTTCAGAACTTGCAACGTCCCAACTGGTTGACATTCGAGTTTCTTATCCCATTTATTTGGACTTTAATTTGGGCTTGTCTGACTATCTCAGCCATTATTGTCTGGCAGCAACGGACAAAACAGGGTTCTCGACCCTGGAATTTAATGATAATTTACGCTGCGATCGCTATCCTCACTTCCGCCTATAGCCCAATTGTGGTAGAACTCCGCAGCCTCACAGGTGGAATGATTGTTGGTGGGGTAGCTACACTTCTGGTTTATATCCTGGCTTTCATTGTCAAGCCCATCTCTCAAAAAGCAGCTTGGCTTTTCCTTCCTTATGCCCTTTGGGGGCCTTTTGGTACTTATTTAACTTGGTTATTGCTGCAACTCAATCCTGGCGTAGCTGGCTAG